A window from Motilibacter aurantiacus encodes these proteins:
- the metH gene encoding methionine synthase, with product MSPTSASLRQALSERVVVADGAMGTMLQAQDPTLEDFQGYEGCNEILNVTRPDIVRTVHEEYLSVGVDCVETNTFGANFANLAEYDIPERIFELAEAGARIAREATDAASTPDRPRWVLGSMGPGTKLPTLGHTTYAKLRDAYQQNAAGLIAGGAHALLIETAQDLLQAKAAVIGAKRAITEAGVDLPVIAQVTVETTGTLLLGSEIGAALTALEPLGIDLIGLNCATGPAEMSEHLRHLSRHARIGLSCMPNAGLPELTADGARYPLSPSELADAHDAFTREYGLGLVGGCCGTTPAHLQAVVERVRGRELAERQPHPEPGVASLYTSVPFHQDASYLSIGERTNANGSKAFRVAMLEGRYDDCVEIARDQTRDGAHLLDVCIDYVGRDGVADIKEIVGRFATSSTLPLVIDSTEPAVLEAGLELLGGRAIINSVNYEDGDKPGSRFRRIMPLVKEHGAAVIALTIDEEGQARTAEHKVRVASRLIDQLTGEYGMAVEDILIDALTFPIATGQEETRRDGIETIEAIREIKRRYPGVQTTLGLSNISFGLNPAARIVLNSVFLHECVEAGLDSAIVHAAKIVPMARIPDEQREVALDMVYDRRREGYDPLQRFLELFEGVDAASVRASRAEELAALPLGERLQRRIIDGERNGLEGDLQEALDSGIKALDVVNDHLLEGMKVVGELFGKGEMQLPFVLQSAEVMKTAVAYLEPHMEKADAAGKGKIVLATVKGDVHDIGKNLVDIILSNNGYDVVNIGIKQPVSAILEAAEEHKADVIGMSGLLVKSTVIMKENLEEMNSRGIAAKFPVILGGAALTRAFVEEDLAGIYEGEVRYARDAFEGLRLMDAIIGVKRGVPGAQLPQLRKRRVAGGATLQLTPLEEMPARSDVAADNPVPEPPFWGTRVVKGIALAEYAAYLDERATFMGQWGLKSSRGEGPSYEELVESEGRPRLRMWLDRIKTEGLIEAAVVYGYFRAWSEGDDLVVAGEDGGELTRFTFPRQRRDRHLCLSDFFRAKDSGDTDVVAFQVVTMGNRVSEFANEIFAKNNYRDYLEIHGLSVQLTEALAEYWHARVRDELGVAAEDGDLAGMLRGQAYRGSRYSFGYPACPELEDRAKLVDLLRPERIGVSLSEELQLHPEQSTDAMIVHHPEAKYFNA from the coding sequence ATGTCCCCCACGTCGGCATCTCTGCGCCAAGCGCTCTCCGAGCGCGTCGTCGTCGCGGACGGTGCCATGGGCACGATGCTCCAGGCCCAGGACCCGACACTGGAGGACTTCCAGGGCTACGAGGGGTGCAACGAGATCCTCAACGTGACCCGGCCGGACATCGTCCGGACGGTGCACGAGGAGTACCTCTCGGTCGGGGTCGACTGCGTCGAGACCAACACCTTCGGGGCCAACTTCGCGAACCTCGCCGAGTACGACATCCCCGAGCGGATCTTCGAGCTGGCCGAGGCCGGCGCCCGCATCGCCCGCGAGGCGACGGACGCGGCGTCGACGCCGGACCGCCCGCGCTGGGTGCTGGGCTCCATGGGGCCGGGCACCAAGCTCCCGACGCTGGGGCACACGACCTACGCGAAGCTGCGCGACGCGTACCAGCAGAACGCCGCGGGGCTGATCGCCGGCGGCGCGCACGCGCTGCTGATCGAGACCGCCCAGGACCTCCTGCAGGCCAAGGCCGCGGTGATCGGCGCCAAGCGGGCCATCACCGAGGCGGGGGTCGACCTCCCGGTGATCGCGCAGGTCACCGTCGAGACGACCGGGACGCTGCTGCTCGGCAGCGAGATCGGCGCCGCCCTCACCGCGCTGGAGCCGCTCGGCATCGACCTGATCGGGCTCAACTGCGCGACCGGGCCCGCGGAGATGAGCGAGCACCTGCGCCACCTGTCGCGGCACGCCCGCATCGGGCTCTCCTGCATGCCCAACGCTGGGCTGCCCGAGCTGACCGCGGACGGCGCCCGCTACCCGCTGAGCCCGTCCGAGCTCGCCGACGCCCACGACGCCTTCACCCGCGAGTACGGCCTCGGCCTCGTCGGCGGCTGCTGCGGCACGACCCCCGCGCACCTGCAGGCCGTGGTCGAGCGCGTGCGCGGCCGTGAGCTCGCCGAGCGCCAGCCGCACCCGGAGCCGGGCGTCGCCAGCCTCTACACCTCCGTTCCCTTCCACCAGGACGCGTCCTACCTCTCGATCGGGGAGCGGACGAACGCGAACGGGTCGAAGGCGTTCCGCGTCGCGATGCTCGAGGGGCGCTACGACGACTGCGTCGAGATCGCGCGCGACCAGACGCGCGACGGCGCCCACCTGCTCGACGTCTGCATCGACTACGTGGGCCGGGACGGCGTGGCCGACATCAAGGAGATCGTCGGGCGCTTCGCGACGTCCTCCACGCTGCCGCTGGTCATCGACTCCACCGAGCCCGCGGTCCTGGAGGCCGGCCTGGAGCTGCTCGGCGGGCGCGCGATCATCAACTCGGTCAACTACGAGGACGGCGACAAGCCGGGCTCGCGGTTCCGCCGGATCATGCCCCTGGTCAAGGAGCACGGCGCCGCGGTCATCGCCCTCACGATCGACGAGGAGGGCCAGGCGCGCACCGCCGAGCACAAGGTCCGAGTGGCGTCGCGGCTCATCGACCAGCTGACCGGCGAGTACGGCATGGCGGTCGAGGACATCCTCATCGACGCGCTGACCTTCCCGATCGCGACGGGCCAGGAGGAGACCCGGCGCGACGGCATCGAGACGATCGAGGCGATCCGCGAGATCAAGCGGCGCTACCCCGGCGTGCAGACGACGCTGGGGCTGTCGAACATCTCCTTCGGGCTGAACCCGGCCGCCCGCATCGTGCTCAACTCGGTGTTCCTGCACGAGTGCGTGGAGGCCGGGCTCGACTCGGCGATCGTGCACGCGGCCAAGATCGTGCCGATGGCGCGCATCCCCGACGAGCAGCGCGAGGTCGCGCTGGACATGGTCTACGACCGGCGGCGAGAGGGCTACGACCCGCTGCAGCGCTTCCTCGAGCTGTTCGAGGGCGTGGACGCCGCGTCCGTACGCGCCTCCCGCGCCGAGGAGCTCGCCGCGCTCCCGCTGGGGGAGCGGCTGCAGCGCCGGATCATCGACGGTGAGCGCAACGGGCTCGAGGGCGACCTGCAGGAGGCCCTCGACAGCGGCATCAAGGCCCTCGACGTCGTCAACGACCACCTTCTGGAGGGCATGAAGGTCGTCGGCGAGCTCTTCGGCAAGGGCGAGATGCAGCTGCCCTTCGTGCTGCAGAGCGCCGAGGTCATGAAGACCGCTGTGGCCTACCTCGAGCCGCACATGGAGAAGGCCGACGCGGCCGGCAAGGGCAAGATCGTCCTGGCCACGGTCAAGGGCGACGTCCACGACATCGGCAAGAACCTCGTGGACATCATCCTGTCCAACAACGGCTACGACGTCGTCAACATCGGCATCAAGCAGCCGGTGTCGGCGATCCTCGAGGCCGCCGAGGAGCACAAGGCCGACGTGATCGGGATGTCCGGCCTGCTGGTCAAGTCGACGGTCATCATGAAGGAGAACCTCGAGGAGATGAACTCCCGCGGCATCGCCGCGAAGTTCCCCGTCATCCTCGGCGGGGCCGCCCTGACCCGCGCCTTCGTCGAGGAGGACCTCGCTGGGATCTACGAGGGCGAGGTGCGCTACGCGCGCGACGCCTTCGAGGGACTGCGCCTCATGGACGCGATCATCGGCGTCAAGCGCGGCGTCCCCGGCGCGCAGCTGCCCCAGCTGCGCAAGCGGCGGGTGGCCGGCGGCGCGACCCTGCAGCTGACCCCGCTGGAGGAGATGCCCGCACGCAGCGACGTCGCGGCCGACAACCCCGTGCCGGAGCCGCCGTTCTGGGGCACGCGGGTGGTGAAGGGCATCGCCCTCGCCGAGTACGCGGCCTACCTCGACGAGCGCGCGACGTTCATGGGCCAGTGGGGGCTGAAGTCCTCGCGCGGGGAGGGCCCGTCGTACGAGGAGCTCGTCGAGTCCGAGGGCCGGCCCCGGCTGCGCATGTGGCTGGACCGCATCAAGACCGAGGGCCTGATCGAGGCCGCCGTGGTCTACGGCTACTTCCGCGCGTGGAGCGAGGGCGACGACCTCGTGGTGGCGGGGGAGGACGGCGGGGAGCTCACCCGCTTCACGTTCCCGCGCCAGCGGCGTGACCGGCACCTCTGCCTCTCGGACTTCTTCCGGGCCAAGGACTCCGGCGACACGGACGTGGTCGCGTTCCAGGTCGTCACGATGGGCAACCGGGTCAGCGAGTTCGCCAACGAGATCTTCGCGAAGAACAACTACCGCGACTACCTCGAGATCCACGGGCTGTCGGTCCAGCTGACCGAGGCGCTCGCGGAGTACTGGCACGCCCGGGTCCGCGACGAGCTGGGCGTCGCCGCCGAGGACGGCGACCTGGCCGGCATGCTGCGGGGCCAGGCCTACCGCGGGTCGCGCTACTCCTTCGGCTACCCGGCCTGCCCGGAGCTGGAGGACCGCGCGAAGCTCGTCGACCTGCTCAGGCCCGAGCGCATCGGGGTGTCGCTGTCGGAGGAGCTGCAGCTGCACCCGGAGCAGTCGACCGACGCGATGATCGTGCACCACCCCGAGGCGAAGTACTTCAACGCCTGA
- a CDS encoding PAC2 family protein: MIELEGVPELVDPVLIAAFEGWNDAGEAATGAIEHLEREWKASPIGALDPDDYYDFQVNRPTVGISADGERSITWPTSRFSYARVHLPAQGRTRDVVLLRGIEPNMRWRGFTDEILELAAELGVEMVVTLGALLADAPHTRPIPVTSSATEPGLAGRLGIEISRYEGPTGIVGVLQDRAGQLDVPAVSLWAAVPHYVAQPPSPKATLALLRAVEDLLDLSVPLGELPEDARAWERGVDELAAEDSEVAEYVRGLEEAKDTADLPEASGEAIAREFERYLRRRGDNGPGQGPPSGPGPTSGR; the protein is encoded by the coding sequence GTGATCGAGCTCGAGGGTGTCCCCGAGCTGGTCGACCCCGTCCTCATCGCCGCGTTCGAGGGCTGGAACGACGCCGGTGAGGCCGCCACGGGTGCGATCGAGCACCTGGAGCGGGAGTGGAAGGCGTCGCCGATCGGCGCGCTCGACCCGGACGACTACTACGACTTCCAGGTCAACCGCCCCACCGTCGGCATCTCGGCCGACGGCGAGCGGTCGATCACCTGGCCGACGAGCAGGTTCTCGTACGCCCGGGTGCACCTGCCGGCGCAGGGCCGGACGCGCGACGTGGTGCTGCTGCGCGGCATCGAGCCGAACATGCGCTGGCGCGGGTTCACCGACGAGATCCTCGAGCTGGCGGCGGAGCTCGGCGTGGAGATGGTCGTCACGCTCGGCGCCCTGCTGGCGGACGCCCCGCACACCCGGCCCATCCCGGTGACGAGCTCCGCGACCGAGCCGGGCCTCGCCGGCCGGCTGGGCATCGAGATCTCGCGCTACGAGGGCCCGACCGGGATCGTGGGCGTGCTGCAGGACCGCGCCGGGCAGCTCGACGTCCCCGCCGTGTCGCTGTGGGCCGCCGTGCCGCACTACGTGGCCCAGCCGCCCTCGCCGAAGGCCACGCTGGCGCTGCTGCGCGCGGTGGAGGACCTGCTCGACCTGTCCGTCCCGCTCGGTGAGCTGCCCGAGGACGCCCGCGCCTGGGAGCGCGGGGTCGACGAGCTCGCGGCCGAGGACTCCGAGGTGGCCGAGTACGTCCGCGGCCTCGAGGAGGCCAAGGACACGGCCGACCTGCCCGAGGCGAGCGGCGAGGCGATCGCCCGCGAGTTCGAGCGCTACCTGCGCCGGCGCGGGGACAACGGGCCCGGGCAGGGCCCGCCGTCAGGGCCGGGCCCCACCTCCGGCCGCTGA
- a CDS encoding MarR family winged helix-turn-helix transcriptional regulator, producing the protein MSQQAAQPGRPAPGPVDRALRDVLTLSALTRVAMADRLGLALRDVEAVEHVMTEPDGRPLGPAELARRLGVSSAAATQGLHRLESAGHVVRRPHPADGRRQVVEVTPQGSAHVLSELGPLLARLHAVGQALPPEEQDAVTRYLTQVGAVMRDYLEEEGSAAGGGARP; encoded by the coding sequence ATGTCCCAGCAGGCGGCGCAACCCGGGCGCCCCGCACCTGGCCCGGTCGACCGCGCCCTCCGGGACGTCCTGACGCTCTCGGCGCTGACCCGGGTGGCGATGGCCGACCGGCTCGGCCTGGCGCTGCGCGATGTCGAGGCGGTCGAGCACGTCATGACCGAGCCCGACGGGCGGCCGCTCGGCCCCGCCGAGCTGGCCCGCCGGCTCGGGGTCTCCAGCGCGGCGGCGACCCAGGGGCTGCACCGGTTGGAGAGCGCCGGGCACGTCGTCCGGCGGCCGCACCCCGCGGACGGCCGCCGGCAGGTCGTCGAGGTGACGCCGCAGGGGTCGGCCCATGTGCTGAGCGAGCTCGGCCCGCTGCTGGCCCGGCTGCACGCGGTGGGGCAGGCGCTGCCCCCGGAGGAGCAGGACGCGGTGACGCGCTACCTCACGCAGGTGGGCGCCGTGATGCGCGACTACCTGGAGGAGGAGGGGTCAGCGGCCGGAGGTGGGGCCCGGCCCTGA
- a CDS encoding MMPL family transporter, which yields MGRVRSWLVVLLALLASGAFFALGPGEATTEADGASGLADGAQSTRVARLQEELPGSGVAPVLAVYSRTDGSPLGGEALGAVEAAATRLAELSARAEQGPQGLQVSQDGTVATVTIPVSTSEDTVEQDVAAVRSAAAQGLPDGVRAQVTGGPAYAVDLSSVFDGANTKLLVTTAAVVALLLLVTYRSPILWLVPLLVVGIADRLATVVVGALAPRAGIDIDGSAAGILSVLVFGAGTNYALLLVSRYRDTLRGEADRFVAMRRALRSTAPAVLASGGTVLLSLLTLLAADLTSNRGLGFACAIGVAIAMTFGLVVLPAALVLPGRWLFWPLVPRVAEAHGADEEQHGVWHSVGRAVARRPRMVVALGATALALMAVGALSVDTELAAEERFRNPPEAVLGQQTLQKAFPAGTTQPLTVLAAPGAALKVVAAAERVDGVAAAGAVTDEGRFAVVQVVLTDSPGSPGSDTALSALRAALADVPDAGALVGGATAEEYDTARATERDTRLVVPLVLAIVLVVLALLLRSAVAPVLLVATVVASYFASLGASWWVFDLGYGFPALDTPVPLLSFLFLVALGVDYNIFLIARTREEALAGRTTRDAVLHALAATGGVITSAGILLAAVFAVLGVLPVITLTQIGVIVGIGVLLDTLLVRTVLVPALVLVLGDRFWWPSRPGGGAVRGQSALRSSRTRTPASR from the coding sequence GTGGGCCGGGTGCGCTCCTGGCTCGTCGTGCTGCTCGCCCTGCTGGCCTCGGGCGCGTTCTTCGCCCTCGGGCCGGGCGAGGCCACGACGGAGGCGGACGGAGCGAGCGGGCTGGCCGACGGTGCGCAGTCCACGCGGGTCGCGCGGTTGCAGGAGGAGCTGCCCGGCAGCGGGGTGGCGCCGGTCCTGGCCGTCTACTCGCGCACCGACGGGAGCCCGCTGGGGGGCGAGGCACTGGGCGCGGTGGAGGCCGCCGCTACCCGGCTGGCGGAGCTCTCCGCTCGGGCAGAGCAGGGCCCGCAGGGCCTGCAGGTGTCCCAGGACGGGACGGTCGCCACGGTCACGATCCCGGTCAGCACCTCCGAGGACACGGTGGAGCAGGACGTCGCGGCCGTCCGGTCGGCCGCCGCGCAGGGCTTGCCCGACGGGGTCCGGGCCCAGGTGACAGGCGGGCCGGCGTACGCGGTCGACCTGTCCAGCGTCTTCGACGGGGCGAACACCAAGCTCCTCGTCACGACCGCGGCGGTGGTCGCGCTGCTGCTGCTCGTGACGTACCGGAGCCCGATCCTGTGGCTCGTCCCCCTGCTCGTGGTCGGGATCGCGGACCGGCTAGCCACGGTCGTGGTCGGCGCGCTCGCTCCCCGCGCGGGAATCGACATCGACGGGTCCGCCGCCGGCATCCTGTCGGTGCTGGTGTTCGGCGCGGGCACGAACTACGCGCTGCTCCTCGTCTCCCGGTACCGGGACACCCTGCGCGGCGAGGCGGACCGCTTCGTGGCCATGCGACGGGCGCTGCGGTCGACCGCCCCGGCCGTGCTCGCCAGCGGCGGCACCGTCCTGCTCAGCCTGCTGACCCTGCTCGCGGCGGACCTCACGTCGAATCGCGGGCTCGGCTTCGCCTGCGCGATCGGTGTCGCGATCGCGATGACGTTCGGGCTCGTGGTGCTGCCGGCTGCGCTGGTGCTGCCGGGGCGCTGGTTGTTCTGGCCGCTGGTGCCCCGCGTCGCCGAGGCGCACGGCGCGGACGAGGAGCAGCACGGGGTGTGGCACTCGGTGGGACGCGCCGTCGCCCGCCGGCCGCGGATGGTCGTCGCCCTCGGGGCTACCGCTCTCGCCCTGATGGCGGTCGGGGCACTGTCGGTCGACACCGAGCTGGCAGCCGAAGAGCGATTCAGGAACCCGCCGGAGGCGGTGCTCGGGCAGCAGACGCTGCAGAAGGCCTTCCCCGCCGGGACCACCCAGCCACTGACGGTGCTCGCTGCTCCCGGTGCCGCTCTCAAGGTGGTGGCGGCCGCCGAGCGCGTCGACGGAGTGGCCGCGGCGGGCGCGGTGACGGACGAAGGCCGCTTCGCTGTCGTGCAGGTCGTGCTCACCGACTCCCCCGGCAGCCCCGGCTCCGACACCGCGCTCTCCGCGCTGCGTGCCGCCCTCGCCGACGTGCCCGACGCGGGGGCCCTGGTGGGCGGGGCCACCGCGGAGGAGTACGACACGGCGCGCGCCACCGAGCGGGACACCCGGCTCGTGGTCCCGCTCGTCCTCGCGATCGTGCTGGTGGTGCTCGCCCTGCTGCTGCGGTCGGCGGTCGCCCCCGTGCTGCTCGTCGCCACCGTCGTCGCCTCGTACTTCGCCAGCCTCGGCGCCAGCTGGTGGGTGTTCGACCTCGGCTACGGCTTCCCCGCCCTCGACACCCCGGTGCCGCTGCTGTCGTTCCTCTTCCTCGTCGCGCTCGGGGTCGACTACAACATCTTCCTCATCGCCCGCACGCGCGAGGAGGCCCTCGCCGGACGGACCACGCGGGACGCCGTGCTGCACGCGCTGGCGGCGACCGGGGGCGTCATCACGAGCGCCGGGATCCTGCTGGCCGCGGTGTTCGCGGTGCTGGGGGTCCTGCCGGTCATCACGCTCACGCAGATCGGCGTCATCGTCGGGATCGGCGTGCTGCTGGACACCCTGCTCGTGCGGACCGTCCTCGTGCCGGCGCTGGTGCTGGTCCTGGGTGACCGGTTCTGGTGGCCGTCGCGGCCCGGGGGCGGTGCGGTGCGGGGTCAGTCGGCCCTGCGCTCCAGCCGCACGCGCACGCCGGCCAGCCGGTAG
- a CDS encoding PadR family transcriptional regulator, with protein MSAAEIREPSFLILSALAGGPLHGYAVISEVSELSEGRVRLRPGTLYAALERLAGDGLVAPHGERVVDGRLRRYFALTDEGAGALAEQAERMRQNAERATARLRQARAPRQVAPA; from the coding sequence GAGCGCTGCCGAGATCAGGGAACCGTCGTTCCTGATCCTGAGTGCACTCGCCGGCGGGCCGCTGCACGGGTACGCGGTCATCAGCGAGGTGTCCGAGCTGTCCGAGGGCAGGGTCCGGCTCCGGCCGGGAACGCTCTACGCCGCCCTCGAGCGGCTCGCCGGCGACGGGCTGGTCGCTCCGCACGGGGAGCGGGTCGTCGACGGGCGGCTGCGCCGCTACTTCGCCCTGACCGACGAGGGCGCGGGCGCCCTCGCCGAGCAGGCCGAGCGGATGCGGCAGAACGCGGAGCGGGCCACGGCGCGGCTGCGGCAGGCGCGCGCGCCGCGACAGGTGGCTCCGGCATGA